The Anoxybacillus flavithermus genome has a segment encoding these proteins:
- a CDS encoding quinolinate synthetase: protein MNVLQLMQQHDTMPETYKQLSVEEMEKRVARVKRELGTRLFIPGHHYQKDEVIQFADATGDSLQLAQVAAKNKEAEYIVFCGVHFMAETADILTSDEQIVILPDMRAGCSMADMAEIEQVERAWPILQQLFGDTILPLTYVNSTAAIKAFVGVHGGATVTSSNAKKMVAWAFTQKERIFFLPDQHLGRNTAYDLGVPLEQMAVWDPITNTLQYEGDVQQIKVILWKGHCSVHENFTVKHIEHIRKTKPDMKIIVHPECSWEVVQQADDAGSTKYIIETIANAPAGSKWAIGTEMNLVNRIIQQHPDKEIVSLNPYMCPCLTMNRIDLPHLLWALESLLEGKVVNRITVPKDVAEGAMLALERMLARA, encoded by the coding sequence ATGAACGTATTACAACTCATGCAACAACACGACACGATGCCAGAGACATATAAACAGTTGTCAGTGGAAGAAATGGAAAAACGAGTTGCTCGTGTCAAGCGGGAGCTCGGCACGCGTTTATTTATTCCAGGTCATCATTATCAAAAAGACGAAGTCATTCAATTTGCGGATGCGACAGGTGATTCATTGCAACTCGCACAAGTAGCAGCGAAAAATAAAGAGGCTGAATATATTGTATTTTGTGGCGTCCATTTTATGGCGGAAACGGCGGATATTTTAACGAGTGACGAACAAATTGTCATTTTGCCAGATATGCGTGCAGGCTGTTCGATGGCTGATATGGCAGAAATTGAACAAGTGGAACGAGCATGGCCTATATTACAGCAACTGTTTGGCGATACGATTTTGCCGTTAACGTACGTCAACTCTACAGCTGCAATTAAAGCGTTTGTCGGTGTACATGGTGGTGCAACAGTAACATCATCAAACGCGAAAAAGATGGTCGCATGGGCGTTTACCCAAAAGGAGCGTATTTTCTTTTTGCCTGATCAACATTTAGGAAGAAATACAGCATACGATCTCGGTGTTCCGCTAGAACAAATGGCTGTATGGGACCCGATAACAAATACATTGCAATATGAGGGAGATGTTCAACAAATTAAAGTGATTTTATGGAAGGGGCATTGTTCCGTTCATGAAAACTTTACCGTAAAACATATTGAACATATTCGAAAAACGAAGCCAGATATGAAAATTATCGTTCATCCAGAATGTAGCTGGGAAGTCGTGCAACAAGCGGACGATGCAGGGTCGACGAAATATATTATCGAAACGATTGCCAACGCACCAGCAGGAAGCAAATGGGCGATCGGAACAGAAATGAATTTAGTGAATCGCATCATTCAACAACATCCAGATAAAGAAATCGTATCGTTAAATCCGTATATGTGTCCATGTTTAACGATGAACCGCATTGATTTACCACATTTGCTTTGGGCGCTCGAATCGCTTCTTGAAGGAAAAGTGGTAAACCGCATTACCGTGCCAAAAGATGTAGCAGAAGGAGCGATGTTAGCACTTGAGCGCATGTTAGCGCGCGCATAA
- a CDS encoding nicotinate-nucleotide diphosphorylase (carboxylating) codes for MNELKLKEILKQFFLEDIGERDVTSETIFSPTDEGRAVFVAKEAGVIAGVSIIEVGYKLLHPAIACQLYKRDGESVKKGEVIAVVSGPIIPLLAGERVILNLLQRMSGIATLTNQAVRALNSNHTRICDTRKTTPGLRMLEKYAVTCGGGYNHRFGLYDGVMIKDNHIAFCGSIKKAVERVRSQLGHMVKIEVETETKQQVIEAVEAGADVIMFDNRTPDEIREFVQLVPSSIITEASGGITLENIAQYRDTGVDYISLGMLTHSAKALDISLNVQ; via the coding sequence TTGAACGAATTAAAGCTAAAAGAGATTCTCAAACAGTTTTTTTTAGAAGACATTGGGGAGAGAGATGTGACGAGCGAAACGATTTTTTCTCCTACAGATGAAGGAAGAGCGGTATTTGTTGCTAAAGAAGCGGGCGTTATCGCAGGCGTTTCCATTATTGAAGTCGGATATAAGCTATTACACCCAGCTATCGCTTGTCAATTATATAAACGAGACGGGGAAAGTGTAAAAAAAGGAGAGGTCATCGCAGTCGTTTCAGGTCCAATCATCCCGCTTTTAGCAGGTGAGCGCGTCATTTTAAACTTACTTCAGCGCATGAGCGGTATTGCTACATTGACAAATCAAGCCGTTCGGGCACTCAACAGCAATCACACTCGCATTTGTGATACACGAAAAACAACGCCAGGGCTTCGCATGTTAGAAAAATATGCGGTGACATGCGGTGGCGGCTATAATCATCGCTTTGGTTTGTATGATGGGGTGATGATTAAAGATAACCATATTGCGTTTTGTGGATCGATAAAAAAAGCGGTCGAACGCGTTCGCTCCCAACTCGGTCATATGGTAAAAATTGAAGTGGAAACGGAAACGAAACAACAAGTCATCGAAGCGGTTGAAGCAGGGGCGGATGTCATTATGTTTGATAACCGTACACCCGATGAAATTCGCGAATTTGTCCAACTCGTCCCATCGTCTATCATTACAGAAGCTTCAGGTGGGATTACCCTTGAAAATATTGCACAATATCGGGATACAGGGGTTGACTACATTTCGTTAGGGATGTTAACGCACTCAGCGAAAGCGCTGGACATTAGTTTAAACGTGCAATAG
- a CDS encoding L-aspartate oxidase, with translation MREADVIIVGSGLAALMVAYHLCEHKNVIIFTKSNKETSNSWLAQGGVAAAIHPNDHWSSHYEDTIIAGCEHNDNEAVRILVQEGREAIQHFMNLGFSFDVDEHGQLLFGQEGAHRMRRILHAGGDATGKNMVSFLFEKLSSRVTFIENDPVIDLLVSDGRCIGVQTKNGTYTANAIVIATGGIGQLYTFTSNAETATGDGIAMAYRAGAAVADMEFVQFHPTMLYVNEKAVGLISEAVRGEGAILVTDDGRRVMDGVHPQKDLAPRDVVSRAIDREIKNGHRVFLNISTIPRFSSRFPTITSLCERYHIDWRNGLLPVVPGAHFLMGGIVVNTDGETTLPGLYAVGEAACTGVHGANRLASNSLLEALVFSRRLAFHLLQKRGQHRTLKKSERKGTHVRITLPTKEQIQQTMTQYVGIVRDYDQLLQAKRWFEQYAIHELVDMAPEHDDEKRTIIYMLIVGWLITTSALQRKESRGAHYRSDAPFEKMYWAKRRIVCTKGEHLIKEGFR, from the coding sequence ATGCGTGAAGCGGATGTGATTATCGTTGGTAGCGGCCTTGCAGCATTAATGGTTGCCTACCATTTATGTGAGCATAAAAATGTGATTATTTTCACGAAGTCGAATAAAGAAACGAGTAATTCTTGGCTTGCTCAAGGGGGAGTGGCTGCTGCCATCCACCCGAATGATCATTGGTCATCTCATTACGAAGATACGATCATTGCTGGGTGTGAGCATAATGATAACGAGGCGGTACGCATCTTAGTTCAAGAAGGACGTGAGGCGATTCAACATTTCATGAATCTCGGTTTTTCATTTGATGTTGATGAGCATGGCCAATTGCTTTTCGGGCAAGAAGGGGCGCACCGTATGAGACGCATTTTACATGCGGGGGGCGACGCGACAGGAAAAAACATGGTTTCATTTTTATTTGAAAAGCTTTCTAGCCGTGTGACGTTTATTGAAAACGATCCGGTCATTGATTTGCTCGTTTCCGATGGACGTTGCATAGGTGTACAAACGAAAAATGGAACGTATACAGCGAACGCAATCGTGATTGCGACAGGCGGGATTGGACAGCTGTACACGTTTACATCGAACGCTGAAACAGCAACAGGCGATGGAATTGCGATGGCGTATCGAGCGGGAGCGGCTGTTGCGGACATGGAGTTTGTACAGTTTCATCCGACAATGCTCTATGTGAATGAAAAAGCGGTCGGTCTCATTTCTGAAGCGGTGCGTGGCGAAGGAGCGATTCTCGTCACTGATGACGGTCGACGGGTGATGGACGGGGTGCATCCGCAAAAAGATTTAGCTCCACGTGACGTTGTATCTCGAGCCATTGATCGTGAAATAAAAAATGGTCATCGTGTTTTTTTAAACATTTCTACGATCCCACGCTTTTCATCTCGGTTCCCAACGATCACATCTCTGTGTGAGCGCTATCATATTGATTGGCGTAACGGTCTTCTTCCTGTTGTCCCGGGTGCCCATTTTTTAATGGGGGGGATCGTTGTAAATACGGATGGAGAAACGACGTTACCGGGATTGTATGCCGTTGGCGAAGCGGCATGTACAGGTGTACATGGGGCGAACCGTTTAGCGAGCAACTCGTTGCTTGAAGCGCTTGTTTTTAGTAGAAGATTAGCTTTTCACTTGTTGCAAAAAAGGGGACAACATCGGACGTTAAAGAAAAGCGAGAGGAAAGGAACTCACGTACGTATCACGTTACCAACAAAAGAACAAATTCAACAAACGATGACGCAATATGTTGGGATTGTGCGTGATTATGATCAACTGTTACAAGCGAAACGATGGTTTGAGCAATACGCGATTCATGAACTCGTGGATATGGCACCTGAACATGACGATGAGAAACGGACGATCATATACATGTTAATCGTTGGATGGCTGATCACGACTTCAGCTTTGCAAAGAAAAGAAAGTCGCGGAGCACATTATCGGAGCGATGCACCGTTTGAAAAAATGTATTGGGCAAAGCGTCGCATCGTTTGCACGAAAGGAGAACATCTCATAAAGGAGGGGTTCCGTTGA